A stretch of DNA from Columba livia isolate bColLiv1 breed racing homer chromosome 11, bColLiv1.pat.W.v2, whole genome shotgun sequence:
CTGCAGGGACAAGGGGGTGAAAGTGCAgggtggggatatggggatGGGCGgcagtgggtgctggtgggtccCCTCACCTGGTTTGAAGAGCACCACGGCCTTCATGCAGGCAAATTCAGTGGGGTCAACAGCCAAGGCCTTGAAGCGGCTGAGGGTCTCCTGCAGCGCGCGGATGTCCAGGGCGGTGGGCAGCAGCTTCCCCGGGGCCGGCTCGGGGACAGCCAGCAGGGGACAGCTCTCCAGGGGCATGGACCACTGGATGGCACACAGCAGGAACAGCTCGCTCCATGCTTCTTCCAGCAGGatcacctggggacacggggggagcCCCAAAACCCCCGTCACCCCTAAAGCCACCACGGTTGGTTGGGCTGAAGAGCATCATCTGGAGTGGGGACCCCAAGACCCTGAAGATTGAGATGCTCCAGCTATCCACATCCCACTGATGGCCCACACTTTTTGGGGGTCCTTGTTGCCCCACAGGGTGGTCCCCAAGCCCACCTGGTCACGGAATGGCAGGTTGGAGAAGACAGGCAGGTTTTTGGCCCATTTCACGGCCATGAAGAGGAGACGTGCAGAGGTCTCATAGACGTTTTCGGGGCTGGCCGCCGGGTACGGTGCCACCTGGTATTCTCCAGCTGCCCGCTCCGGCTCACTGCCCATCACATCCACTGTCTCATCGGCTGCTGGGATGGAAGAGGATGCTGGTGGTGAGCTCACCATGGGGATAATCTGGCTGTCCCCTCACCACCAGTGGTCACCCACCATCCTCAGGCTCCAGCTTGGCGCAGGTCTCTGCTGTCATCAGGCTGGCCATGAAGCGATGGTTGGTGGGCGGCGTGGGCACTCGGGGGCCTGGGGTGACAGCGATGGTGGCACCGGGACCAcggggagctgggcagggagttGGGGGGACTTCCCGGGTGGTGGCCACGTGCTCGGGGGGTAGCTCGGTGTCCAGCTCGATGCTGTCCAGCCGGACCTGGGCTGTGCTGCGGGGCTGGCGCTCGTTCTGCACGGCTGCGGGGACATGGCGGTGTCAGCAACGGCTGCCCTGCTGTCACCCCCCTGAGCTGTCACCGTGTGTCCCCTCCCATCCCTCTCACCGTCCTTGTTCATGCCGGCCTGCAGGCACTTCTTGAGCCGGCAGGCCTGGCACTGGTTGCGATGGGCTTTGTCCACCGGGCACAGCCCCGTCCCCGCCTGGCACCTGTGGGGAGAGGTGACACCCTGGCGTGGCCCCTGTCCTTCAGGGGTGTCTTACCTTCAGGGCTGACACATTCTGGGGGTGCTTGGTCCCTCTTGGGTGTCTTGTCTCCCCACAACAGGTGTACTCCACACAATGGTGCCCTGCCCCAATGAGCACCCTGTCCCCAACAGGTGTCCTGTCCCAATGAACGCTGTGTCACCCGGTGGGTGCTCTGTCCCCTCCATGGGTGCATTGTCCCACTCAACACCCTGCCTTGATGGGTGTCCTGGCCATGTGGGTGCCCTGGGCACCCCCCCATGGGGTGCctgtcccctggtccctgcaCTTCTGAGTTCACATTCCCCTGGGTCCCTGCCCTACTGGGTGACCATCTCATGGGTCCTTCCACCACTGCGTCCCTGTCCCCCTAGTCCATGCACCACTGGGTGCCTGTGCCCTgggtccctgccccacagggacccccaagCCCCATCCCCACCTGTAGATGAGCTTCCTGCGGACGCTGCGCTTGAAGAAGCCGCTGCAGCCATTGCAGGCGTAAATGCCGTAGTGCTTCCCGCTGCTGGTGTCCCCGCACACCTTGCACAGCAGCACGGGGCTCAGCGCCTTGCCGGGCGCCGGGCTCAGCCCTGCAGGAGCGGAGCCAACGGAGGTCAGGGTGACTCAGGACACCCCAATGTCCCTTGTCCCTGCCACCCGTCCCCACTGCCCGCCAGCAGGCTGGGAAGGGGGGTGGCTTCCCTCTCTGCTGGTCCAGCTCAGGGACATGGATGGGGACACACCCCAGCGCCTGGGATGCTGCGGGATGAGGGCATGGAATGTTGTCTCTAGGAATGAAGACACCAGGTGTCCCAGTGAGGAGACACCAGGCATCTCAGAGAAGATCCACAAGCAGGGACTGGAGGTGTCCTggagaaaggctgtggataGGGACACTGGGCATTCCAGCAAGGGACTGTGGACATCCCAGAGAAGGGTCACAGCAGCGGACCGTGGGGACCCTGGagaagggctggggagcagggacatCCAGGAGGGGTTGTGGCTGAGGACTACAGGCATCCTGCAGAAAGGCCATGGCTGGGGACCACGGGGATCCTGGAGAAGCATCAGGATGAGGACTGTGGGCATCACGGAGAGCATTGGGGTTGGGGACTGCAGGAACCCTGGCCCAGGGGAGGATCTCGATAGAAGAAGGGTGACAGCTGAGGACCCAAGGCATCCAGGAGAAGGGCCATGATGGGGAACCTGGGTATCTTGGAGAAGaactatgattctatgaggaGAACTAAGAACCCAGGGATTCCAGATAAGGACCATGATGGGGAACCCAGACATCTTAAGGGCCCACAATAGGAACCCCAAGAATCTTGGAGAAGGACCACGATGAGGACCCCAGCCACCCTGAAGAAACACCCCACCAGTGACCACAGTCCCACCTTGTCACACCCGCTCAAGCAGAACCTCTTACCAGTGGGACTATCATCCAGCCCAGCGCTCACCACCGACCCTGCTGGCGACGCGGCCATCGCGGACCTGCCGTTCCTgacctgtccctgtcccctccctccagctgccacCGCGGTGGGTGCCCCAGGCTCCAGCGAGGCGGTGGGTGCTCTGGCGAGGTGGTGGGTGCTCTGGCGGCTCTGCGGGCAGCGGGGCTCTTGCCTTGCTCTCTTCAAGGCAGCTTAGTGGCGGGCGCTGTGTAAGCAGCCGCCTCTTTGTCACCCTCTTAATCTTTAG
This window harbors:
- the NR2E3 gene encoding photoreceptor-specific nuclear receptor isoform X4, with translation MAASPAGSVVSAGLDDSPTGLSPAPGKALSPVLLCKVCGDTSSGKHYGIYACNGCSGFFKRSVRRKLIYRCQAGTGLCPVDKAHRNQCQACRLKKCLQAGMNKDAVQNERQPRSTAQVRLDSIELDTELPPEHVATTREVPPTPCPAPRGPGATIAVTPGPRVPTPPTNHRFMASLMTAETCAKLEPEDAADETVDVMGSEPERAAGEYQVAPYPAASPENVYETSARLLFMAVKWAKNLPVFSNLPFRDQVILLEEAWSELFLLCAIQWSMPLESCPLLAVPEPAPGKLLPTALDIRALQETLSRFKALAVDPTEFACMKAVVLFKPETRGLKDPEQVENLQDQSQVMLGQHNRSHYPGQPVRYHCPHLPTGNSGGGDTHPRPPLCPPGSGSCCCCCRRCASSPQSAWSCSSSAGPSATPPWRSCCVTCSRTDLSPPPCHPACHPVTPTLGYHPGRWEGAHGHVSRVVARTTGCCWWLGHGDSWGQRDVPEQVAAAPGACHQGGSPDGCRCPMDPGKAPLLWHQHPRGPTGARG
- the NR2E3 gene encoding photoreceptor-specific nuclear receptor isoform X1, which encodes MAASPAGSVVSAGLDDSPTGLSPAPGKALSPVLLCKVCGDTSSGKHYGIYACNGCSGFFKRSVRRKLIYRCQAGTGLCPVDKAHRNQCQACRLKKCLQAGMNKDAVQNERQPRSTAQVRLDSIELDTELPPEHVATTREVPPTPCPAPRGPGATIAVTPGPRVPTPPTNHRFMASLMTAETCAKLEPEDADETVDVMGSEPERAAGEYQVAPYPAASPENVYETSARLLFMAVKWAKNLPVFSNLPFRDQVILLEEAWSELFLLCAIQWSMPLESCPLLAVPEPAPGKLLPTALDIRALQETLSRFKALAVDPTEFACMKAVVLFKPETRGLKDPEQVENLQDQSQVMLGQHNRSHYPGQPVRYHCPHLPTGNSGGGDTHPRPPLCPPGSGSCCCCCRRCASSPQSAWSCSSSAGPSATPPWRSCCVTCSRTDLSPPPCHPACHPVTPTLGYHPGRWEGAHGHVSRVVARTTGCCWWLGHGDSWGQRDVPEQVAAAPGACHQGGSPDGCRCPMDPGKAPLLWHQHPRGPTGARG
- the NR2E3 gene encoding photoreceptor-specific nuclear receptor isoform X3 — its product is MAASPAGSVVSAGLDDSPTGLSPAPGKALSPVLLCKVCGDTSSGKHYGIYACNGCSGFFKRSVRRKLIYRCQAGTGLCPVDKAHRNQCQACRLKKCLQAGMNKDAVQNERQPRSTAQVRLDSIELDTELPPEHVATTREVPPTPCPAPRGPGATIAVTPGPRVPTPPTNHRFMASLMTAETCAKLEPEDADETVDVMGSEPERAAGEYQVAPYPAASPENVYETSARLLFMAVKWAKNLPVFSNLPFRDQVILLEEAWSELFLLCAIQWSMPLESCPLLAVPEPAPGKLLPTALDIRALQETLSRFKALAVDPTEFACMKAVVLFKPETRGLKDPEQVENLQDQSQVMLGQHNRSHYPGQPVRFGKLLLLLPALRFISSERVELLFFRRTIGNTPMEKLLCDMFKN
- the NR2E3 gene encoding photoreceptor-specific nuclear receptor isoform X2 codes for the protein MAASPAGSVVSAGLDDSPTGLSPAPGKALSPVLLCKVCGDTSSGKHYGIYACNGCSGFFKRSVRRKLIYRCQAGTGLCPVDKAHRNQCQACRLKKCLQAGMNKDAVQNERQPRSTAQVRLDSIELDTELPPEHVATTREVPPTPCPAPRGPGATIAVTPGPRVPTPPTNHRFMASLMTAETCAKLEPEDAADETVDVMGSEPERAAGEYQVAPYPAASPENVYETSARLLFMAVKWAKNLPVFSNLPFRDQVILLEEAWSELFLLCAIQWSMPLESCPLLAVPEPAPGKLLPTALDIRALQETLSRFKALAVDPTEFACMKAVVLFKPETRGLKDPEQVENLQDQSQVMLGQHNRSHYPGQPVRFGKLLLLLPALRFISSERVELLFFRRTIGNTPMEKLLCDMFKN